The stretch of DNA ACCTTACAGCAGTTACGGGAAGGCCGTGCAGGAACCTCGACAGCTTTGTGATGACTCCCGAGCAGATCAGGGACAGCTATACCAACGGATGCATCGGTGCCGAGGTGGCAGTCATCGAGGGAGTCCGCGGGCTCTTCGAGGGATCCGAGGCCCTGAACGATACGGGTTCTACGGCAAGCGTTGCCAAGATGCTCGGCCAGAATGTCATACTCGTAATCGATGCGAGGAGCATTACGAGGAGTGCGGCCGCAATTGTCATGGGATTTCTTGCTTACGACCCGGATGTAAGAATAAAGGGCGTCATCCTCAACCAGATAATCAGTGAAAAACATCTCAATAAGGCAAAGGCCGCAATCGAAGCTGCAACGGGGATTCCTGTCATCGGCGCAATTCCGAGACGCGACGAGATGAAACTTACAATGAGGCATCTCGGGCTGATACCGTTTCTCGAAGGAAAGAAGGATGATGAATTCCTGAAAAGAGTCGATGCTGTAAAAGAGATTGTCAGCAGGAACGTCGATATCGACGCACTCTTAGATCTCGCAGGCGAATCTCCTGCACCTGTCGATGTCCCCAAAAGTTTTGTCCAGGCAAAGGAGAAGGATGTAAAGATCGGGGTAGCGGTTGACGAGGCATTCAACTTCTACTATAACGACGTCTTCGATATCCTCGGAGCGAAGGGTGCGGAGATTGTTACGTTCAGCCCCATCCACGACAGTCTTCCCGAGGCCGACGGCTACATACTCGGCGGCGGATACCCGGAGATGTTCGCTGGAGAACTGGAAGCAAACGACAGGATGAGAGAGGCGGTTTTGGAGGTATCAAGGAACGGCACTCCGATCTATGCAGAATGCGGCGGGCTGATCTACCTGACAGGTGAGCTCGTGCTTAAATCGGGATGGAATGATCTTGAGGCCGATAAGAGTTACGGGATGTGCGGTGTCTTTGACGGAAAGACCGTGATGCCTTCGAAGAGAGTGATCGGTTATGTCAAAGGTGTTTCCGACTCGAGATCCCCGCTTGGAGAGGCTGTCTTCAGTGGCCATGAATTCCACCACACCGATGTCAGGCTCCCGAAGGACACGCATTACAGCTACAGGCTCAGCAGGGGTTCAGGGATTATCGGGGGATTCGACGGTGCGGTTGCCAACCGGACGCAGGGGAGTTACACGCACCTTCACCCCCTTGCTTCGGCAGGGATGATCGGGAATTTCGTTGAGAACTGCAGGAAAAAAGAGTGAGAATGGATTACATCTAAGAAGAACATCATCATTCTGCCAGTTTTTTTTGGATATGAAATATTCATTTGAAAGCTGCCTGCGAGGGCGGCATTATCGCAAGCGCAAAGCCCTGAGGTCAGGGCGGGTCCACGGAGCGGATGCGGAGCGAATTTGCGCAGGTTTTGCCTCCAAAAAGATCTTCATTTAGAAAGGGAGGTGGAGGTTTCCCCCTCCCTGTAACCCTCCCCCTCTGTGGCGATAAGTCGCCGTCGGGACGGGCAAGCGTCCCTCCGGCTCCTTTTTTTCTCACGATTATGATCAAATAAATCAATGGATTCATTTTCCCCCGGCCGAGGCTACCCGAACGGGTAAGCGTCCAGGCCGGACTATCTCAATTGCGAAAATTCGCGTAGCGAATTGAGCATTGGGCTGCCCCGTCAGGGGCTTACGCCCATTTCAAAATTCTGATTAGATCAATAGGAACCGTCCTTCAATCCAAATTACACAAATCAAAAAATTGTTATCTTCAGCAGAAGAAAATAAATTCATGATTATTTACCTTGATGGTGAATTCCTTCCGAAGGAAGAGGCGAAGGTATCTGTTTTTGACCACGGCCTTCTCTACGGTGACGGCGTATTCGAGGGAATCAGGGCATACAACGGCAGGGTATTCAGGCTGCACGAACACCTTGACCGGCTCTATGACTCTGCAAAGACGATCGATCTCGACATCGGGATGACGAAAGAGGAGATGGCCGAAGCAACGCTTGAGACTCTCAGGAGAAACGACCACAGGGATGCATACATCAGACTGGTCGTAACGAGAGGTGTCGGCGATCTCGGATTGGACCCCCTAAAATGCTCGAAACCAACCGTATTCATAATATCAGCCCCGTGGGGAGCGATGTACGGCGATCTTTATGAAAAAGGCCTGAAGGCGATAACGGTATCGATCAGGAGAAATGCGGCAGAAGCTCTTCCGCCTAATGTAAAGAGCCTGAACTATCTCAACAATATCATGGCAAAGATCGAGGCGAACTACAAAGGTGGAGACGAAGCCATATTCTTCGACACAAACGGCTACGTTGCCGAAGGTTCAGGGGACAATATATTCGTTGTAAAGAACGGCACGATTTTTACGCCTCCGACCATGAACAACCTCAGGGGAATAACAAGAATGGTCCTCCTCGAGATCGCCGAAGAACTTGGCATACCTGTAAAAGAGCAAAACCTCGGGTTCTTCGATCTCTATACCGCAGATGAGGTTCTTGTAACCGGAACCGCCGCCGAGGTTGCACCGGTAACACTCATCGACGGAAGAAAGATCGGAACGGGGAAACCTGGTCCGGTTATAAAACAGATGACAGCCGCTTTCAGTTCAAAGACTTCATCGGAAGGAACTGAAATATTCAAATAATTTTTTTTAGAGATTCATGCTTTACAGATTCTCTCGGTTATAGATCTCTGTATATATTCAGCGACCGGGAATTCTGAAGAAAATATGCCCTCAAGAGATGACCCTCTCCTGATCACCAGAATATCCTCCCGGAAGTCCGCAAATATAGCGAAAACGAGCCTTGCCGAATGATCACTATACATTTTTTCATCCATAAGGCTGCTTTTGATTAATTCATCGCTTTCATAAATATTTAAGCCCCTATATGGATATTCAGAAGGATTATTGACCACAATATGAAGATTCAGTTTCTTGTTTGAACATTTGATCTCATTGATATATTTTTTAAAAAACACGGGATCGCTGCAAAGAATAAGAACAGAATCCTTTGCGCGCCTCAGGATATAATTTATTTGATTCTCTATCGCGGATTCGCTCTGAACAGTGTACCCCGGAACTTTTGCAGGCCGGGCTTTTTTTTCGATCTCCTCAAGCATCTGGACAACCTCTTCGATTGACTGAAGAGTGTTCTTTTTGATCCTTTCAAAAGTCCGTGCAATATCAAGTGCATGATACCGGGTCGGACTCCCGTTTATAACCCCGATATATCCTTTTTTTGTGAGATCCGAAATGATTTCATATACACGTCCCCGGGGTATTCCCGTGAGTTCGTGAATATCCCTTGCGCTGCCCACCTGGAGCATAACGAGAACCGTATAAATTTTGGATTCATATTCGGTCATCCCCCAGGATTTCAGTCTTTCAACAATTCTTTGATCCAGTTCAAATGATCCTTTATCCGCCGGGAAATCTGTCATTCTGAAAAATATCTTGCTATTAACAGAGATATCTTTTGTCATTTGCTCCCCCTTTCAGGAGCACCACATATATGACGCCTGATTTGAAAAGTTTAGCCGAAACCGGATTAAAGAGCTTTTTAGCCAGGCTCATCAAAGAAAAACGGAGTTCTTACAATAATGAACACGACAAAAACTCTCAAAGACAAAATAACATACTATACAACAGGCAGGGACAAATTAAAGCTCACATTTCTTATCCTTTCATCCATGATGACGATGATGGGCGGGGCGGCCGTCGCACCCTCCCTTCCGGGGATCAGCGCCTATTTTTCTGGATATCCCGAGAGTGTAATTGCACTGGTAATAACGCTTCCTTCTCTTGCAATAGTCCTTTCCGGATGGTTTATCGGGATGATATGCGACCGCGTGGGGAAAGTCAGGCCCCTGATGATATCCCTCGCATTGTTTGCGCTATTCGGATCTTCAGGTGCATATCTCAGTTCGCTGGAGATGATACTTGTCGGAAGGGCTCTGCTTGGCATTGCGATTGCCGGTATAATGACTACCACGATTGCACTGGTATCAGACTACTATTCAGGTCCTGAAAGGATCAGGGTTATAGGATACCAGTCGGCAGCAATGGGTATAGGAGCAATTGTTCTTGAGACTTCAGGGGGACTGCTTGCATCGTTCGGCTGGAGAGAGACTTTCCTGATCTATCTTATTGCACTGTTATTTATTCCCGGAGTTCTTCTTACGATGAAAGAGCCGAAAAGGGAAGACAATACTTCCGGAAGTCAGGATTTCAATAAATCAAAGGTCGAAAAAAAGGGATTGTCGTTTACTCAGTTAGCCATCATATACATATCGGTCTTTGGCGTGATGCTCATGTTCTATACATTACCGACAAAGCTTCCTTACCTTCTGCAGGCTGCCGGGATCTCCTCGACTGTTGTCAGCGGTGCACTTCTTGGAATTCCCGGCTTTATTTCGGCTTTCAGCGCCCTTTCCTGTAGCAGGCTCTATTATTATTTAAAGCGAAATTCGATAATGGCTACAGGATTCCTGCTTATTGCACTAGGTTTTTTAATCATAGGAACTGTTTCAGGCCTTATTTTTTTAATAGTTGGATTAGTGCTTGTCGGTACAGGCCAGGGGCTTTTGCTGCCGACGCTTGTCGGATGGCTGAGTGAGATCGCCCCAGCCAAAAGATACGGCACATTGTACGGGATTTATTCGGTGTTCTTCTACCTTGGACAGTTCGTATCCGGATTCGTATCACAGCCCATTATCGATATAAGCGGGACATACCAGATGGTGTTCACCCTCGGAGGACTGTATAGTATAATGATGACTGCGGTTTTTGTATTCCTGATATTCGGTAAAAAAGTGCATGCAAAAAATAAGCAGGAATCAGATAAAATTACATGATATTGGAAGATATTCCGGATCTCAGATCTCTTTTCAATAACCTGTTCAATCAGTTTTTCCGACGAAATCGGGAACTTCTTTTGCCAGATGCAGCTTTCTTATCAGCATAAAGCCTGAAAGGCACATCAAACCTACGGCGAAATTTATTATCCCTATGCTGAGAATGAGATCATCTCCTCCGACAGATACGAGAACCATTCCCGCACTCCCGAATAAAAGCCCGGAGCAGTTGATAAGAGAAGATGCCGAACCTGTGTCCTCTTTCTGTTGCTGGAGCATAAGGAATGTTCCCGAAGGCCTGACGCAGCTCCCGATCATTGACGCAGGAAAAAGTGCGAGTGTGAACGCAACAGGCCCGAGATCGCCGAACAGACAGATCATCACTCCGCTCACGGCCATGATGGCAAAGCAGGAGACAATGATTGTATTCCGCCTGATATACCTGGAGAGCCTGAGATAGAGGAAGGGCCCGGAGATCATGCCGACTGCGATTACGGCGAAGTAAAAGCTATACCATTGTTCAGAGAGCCCGAACTGGTTCACAAATATGTATGATGAATCTGTAATGAACGCGAGGGAGGCCGTGCTCACAAGCGAAAAAACGATAAGCAAAGATGTGAATCCCGGGTTCTTCAGGACGGTTCCCAGCCTTCCGAAGGATCTCACGATTGTACCCGTATATCGACTGGTAAGAGGCTCTTCAAGGAGAACTCCTCCCGTCAGAGAGACAATTCCTATCAGGCCGAGCATCCAGAACAGGCCCTGCCACGAAGTGTACGGAAGCATGAAGGCGCCAAGTACAGGTGCAACTGCGGGTGAGATGACGACCATCGACTGGACTATCGCGAGTACAGATTCCTGTTTTCTGCCGGCATAGAGATCCTTGACCATGGCGGTCGCAACCGCTGATGCAGCGCTTCCGCCGGCTGCCTGTATGGCACGGAACAGGATCGGCCTTCTCCCGTATTTATCGCTCAGCGGCCCCCAAA from Methanolacinia petrolearia DSM 11571 encodes:
- a CDS encoding TrmB family transcriptional regulator, with protein sequence MTDFPADKGSFELDQRIVERLKSWGMTEYESKIYTVLVMLQVGSARDIHELTGIPRGRVYEIISDLTKKGYIGVINGSPTRYHALDIARTFERIKKNTLQSIEEVVQMLEEIEKKARPAKVPGYTVQSESAIENQINYILRRAKDSVLILCSDPVFFKKYINEIKCSNKKLNLHIVVNNPSEYPYRGLNIYESDELIKSSLMDEKMYSDHSARLVFAIFADFREDILVIRRGSSLEGIFSSEFPVAEYIQRSITERICKA
- a CDS encoding MFS transporter, with translation MNTTKTLKDKITYYTTGRDKLKLTFLILSSMMTMMGGAAVAPSLPGISAYFSGYPESVIALVITLPSLAIVLSGWFIGMICDRVGKVRPLMISLALFALFGSSGAYLSSLEMILVGRALLGIAIAGIMTTTIALVSDYYSGPERIRVIGYQSAAMGIGAIVLETSGGLLASFGWRETFLIYLIALLFIPGVLLTMKEPKREDNTSGSQDFNKSKVEKKGLSFTQLAIIYISVFGVMLMFYTLPTKLPYLLQAAGISSTVVSGALLGIPGFISAFSALSCSRLYYYLKRNSIMATGFLLIALGFLIIGTVSGLIFLIVGLVLVGTGQGLLLPTLVGWLSEIAPAKRYGTLYGIYSVFFYLGQFVSGFVSQPIIDISGTYQMVFTLGGLYSIMMTAVFVFLIFGKKVHAKNKQESDKIT
- a CDS encoding MFS transporter; protein product: MKPELQEENKPQICQKYLGEKGTIGLIVLLSAFVPLSTDLYLPALPGMVDYFGVPVMLVNLTLILFFIVFSAGMLFWGPLSDKYGRRPILFRAIQAAGGSAASAVATAMVKDLYAGRKQESVLAIVQSMVVISPAVAPVLGAFMLPYTSWQGLFWMLGLIGIVSLTGGVLLEEPLTSRYTGTIVRSFGRLGTVLKNPGFTSLLIVFSLVSTASLAFITDSSYIFVNQFGLSEQWYSFYFAVIAVGMISGPFLYLRLSRYIRRNTIIVSCFAIMAVSGVMICLFGDLGPVAFTLALFPASMIGSCVRPSGTFLMLQQQKEDTGSASSLINCSGLLFGSAGMVLVSVGGDDLILSIGIINFAVGLMCLSGFMLIRKLHLAKEVPDFVGKTD
- the cfbB gene encoding Ni-sirohydrochlorin a,c-diamide synthase, which codes for MKSFLITGDRSGSGKTSITLALSSILSDDFTVQTFKVAMDYIDPSYLTAVTGRPCRNLDSFVMTPEQIRDSYTNGCIGAEVAVIEGVRGLFEGSEALNDTGSTASVAKMLGQNVILVIDARSITRSAAAIVMGFLAYDPDVRIKGVILNQIISEKHLNKAKAAIEAATGIPVIGAIPRRDEMKLTMRHLGLIPFLEGKKDDEFLKRVDAVKEIVSRNVDIDALLDLAGESPAPVDVPKSFVQAKEKDVKIGVAVDEAFNFYYNDVFDILGAKGAEIVTFSPIHDSLPEADGYILGGGYPEMFAGELEANDRMREAVLEVSRNGTPIYAECGGLIYLTGELVLKSGWNDLEADKSYGMCGVFDGKTVMPSKRVIGYVKGVSDSRSPLGEAVFSGHEFHHTDVRLPKDTHYSYRLSRGSGIIGGFDGAVANRTQGSYTHLHPLASAGMIGNFVENCRKKE
- the ilvE gene encoding branched-chain-amino-acid transaminase codes for the protein MIIYLDGEFLPKEEAKVSVFDHGLLYGDGVFEGIRAYNGRVFRLHEHLDRLYDSAKTIDLDIGMTKEEMAEATLETLRRNDHRDAYIRLVVTRGVGDLGLDPLKCSKPTVFIISAPWGAMYGDLYEKGLKAITVSIRRNAAEALPPNVKSLNYLNNIMAKIEANYKGGDEAIFFDTNGYVAEGSGDNIFVVKNGTIFTPPTMNNLRGITRMVLLEIAEELGIPVKEQNLGFFDLYTADEVLVTGTAAEVAPVTLIDGRKIGTGKPGPVIKQMTAAFSSKTSSEGTEIFK